A stretch of the Nicotiana tabacum cultivar K326 chromosome 6, ASM71507v2, whole genome shotgun sequence genome encodes the following:
- the LOC107761089 gene encoding cytochrome P450 71A3-like isoform X2 gives MLLHLGSKPMVVASSVDAARDIMKTHDLVWSNRPKSKMADRLFYGSKDVAFSPYGEYWRQVRSVTVLHLLSNKRVQSFRDVLEEEISNMIENNRQECEFSRSVIDLRDFFCSLTNTIISRVALGRKYNEGESGINGNATLDGFVNLLGTFNVGEYIPWLEWFNKISGLDTKVEKAAKETDTFLENVIEEHIRKGEYCSGEAKDFVDVLLEIQINGDETGYPLQRDSLKAILLDTFAVGTDTTYTALE, from the coding sequence ATGCTACTTCACCTGGGCAGTAAGCCAATGGTTGTTGCTTCCTCTGTAGATGCTGCTCGTGATATCATGAAAACCCACGACCTTGTCTGGTCAAATAGACCTAAATCTAAAATGGCTGATAGACTTTTTTATGGTTCCAAGGATGTGGCGTTTAGTCCCTATGGTGAATATTGGAGGCAAGTTAGAAGTGTTACTGTGCTTCACCTTCTTAGCAACAAAAGAGTCCAATCTTTTCGTGATGTCTTAGAAGAAGAAATATCGAACATGATTGAAAATAATAGACAAGAGTGTGAATTTTCGAGGTCAGTGATAGATTTGAGAGATTTTTTCTGTTCTCTGACTAATACCATAATTAGCAGAGTGGCCTTAGGGAGGAAATATAATGAAGGGGAAAGTGGAATAAATGGTAATGCCACCCTAGATGGATTTGTGAACCTTTTAGGTACATTCAACGTCGGGGAATATATTCCGTGGCTTGAATGGTTCAATAAAATTAGTGGTCTTGACACCAAAGTGGAGAAAGCAGCAAAAGAGACGGACACATTTTTGGAGAATGTGATTGAAGAACATATCAGAAAAGGAGAATACTGCTCGGGGGAAGCTAAAGATTTCGTGGACGTTTTGTTGGAAATTCAGATTAATGGAGATGAAACAGGCTATCCTCTACAAAGGGATTCATTGAAAGCTATTCTCTTG